One window from the genome of Heptranchias perlo isolate sHepPer1 chromosome 22, sHepPer1.hap1, whole genome shotgun sequence encodes:
- the galr2b gene encoding galanin receptor 2b — MTDDNSTMSGHWNASENYQLNPASVIVPIVFSLIFLLGTIGNSLVLAVLFRNGQMGHNTTNLFILNLSVADFFFIIFCVPFQATIYTLEGWVFGSFMCKAVHFFIYLAMYASSFTLAAVSVDRYLAIRYPLRSRELRTPCNAVTVMVVIWGLSIVFAGPYLSYYDLIPYEWFYICMPAWQEPKRKIMDTSTFIFGYIVPVAIISLSYARTIKYLWTAVDPIEDISESKKAKRKVTKMIIIVTVLFCLCWLPHHVLILCFHYGHFPFNQATYAFRLLSHCMAYANSCLNPIVYALVSKHFRKGFKKVFSCLLSKKGINKVHVVHVVNMVTGSTEVTHLNDENGRQHGCELRDRQPTKPQGTAMTITMPYRRPS, encoded by the exons ATGACTGATGACAACAGCACAATGTCTGGACACTGGAATGCCTCTGAAAATTACCAGCTGAACCCAGCCAGTGTCATAGTGCCCATCGTGTTCTCCTTAATCTTCCTACTTGGGACAATTGGGAACAGCCTGGTCCTTGCTGTGTTGTTCAGAAATGGCCAGATGGGACACAACACAACAAACTTATTCATTCTGAACCTGAGTGTGGCCGATTTCTTCTTCATCATATTTTGTGTTCCATTTCAAGCCACAATCTACACGCTGGAAGGTTGGGTCTTTGGCTCTTTCATGTGTAAGGCCGTCCATTTCTTCATCTATCTGGCGATGTACGCAAGCAGCTTCACTCTGGCTGCTGTTTCAGTCGACAG ATACCTGGCTATCCGATATCCTCTCCGATCCCGGGAACTCCGGACTCCCTGCAATGCAGTTACAGTCATGGTAGTGATATGGGGACTTTCCATCGTCTTTGCTGGGCCCTACCTGAGCTACTACGACCTCATACCTTACGAATGGTTTTACATCTGCATGCCGGCATGGCAAGAGCCAAAGAGGAAAATCATGGACACGTCCACTTTTATATTTGGATATATAGTCCCTGTCGCAATTATAAGCCTGTCTTATGCGAGGACAATCAAGTATCTCTGGACAGCAGTGGACCCAATAGAAGACATATCTGAGTCCAAGAAGGCCAAGAGAAAAGTGACCAAGATGATTATAATTGTGACTGTGCTGTTCTGCCTCTGCTGGCTCCCTCATCATGTGCTGATCTTGTGTTTCCACTATGGACACTTTCCCTTCAATCAGGCCACCTACGCATTCAGGCTTCTGTCTCACTGTATGGCCTATGCCAACTCCTGCCTCAACCCCATCGTCTACGCCCTGGTTTCCAAGCACTTCCGAAAAGGCTTCAAGAAGGTTTTCAGCTGCTTGCTGAGCAAGAAAGGAATCAATAAGGTGCACGTGGTTCATGTTGTAAATATGGTCACCGGATCCACAGAAGTCACGCACCTGAATGACGAAAACGGAAGGCAGCATGGGTGCGAGCTGAGGGACAGGCAACCCACTAAGCCTCAAGGTACAGCAATGACCATCACAATGCCATATCGGCGGCCATCTTGA